The Vigna angularis cultivar LongXiaoDou No.4 chromosome 6, ASM1680809v1, whole genome shotgun sequence genome contains the following window.
tatatatatatatatatatatatatatatcttggtTATTATACTACATTTTATGGTATGGTTAGTTATATAACGTAGGGTGTTACATCCTCATTAAGTAGTCTCactaatttaataatttgtttaaaatatgaaaGTCGAGCTTCcatcatttttctaaatttcatgATGCTACACTATAACGAAACAAACTGCACAAAACAAACAACTTCTAACCACTCCATTCTCTTATATTTAATTCTCTACATTTCGTTCATTTAACACTATAAATTGAGATCATAATAAGCAGTAACAAAAGCAGCTTCAAGAAGCTAAATCAGTCTATAGTTCAAGGTAAGTTTTTGAACAATATTTTGAATCATGGCGGCACCAGAAAAGAGGCTTTCAACAGGTTTAAATGCAAGAAGCATAGGGTCAGGCAAGGAAACCATAGTTTTGTGTCATGGGTTTGGAACGGACCAATCGATATGGCACAAAATCATTCCCCTTTTGGCAGAAAGTTACTCTCTGGTTCTCTTTGATTGGCCTTTTTCTGGGGCTGTGACTGATAAGAGCCTTTATGAGCATGCCAAGTACACCTCCTTTGAACCTTATGCTGATGATTTGATCACTGTCATAGATGAGATGGACCTCAACTCTGTCACTTTTGTTGGACATTCCATGTCTGCTATGATTGGTTGCATTGCCTCCATTAAAAGACCTCACCTCTTCAATAATCTCATTCTTGTTACTGCTTCTCCTAGGTCACTTCTACTTCTATTCAAACATGTTATtaacttgtttttttcttcttaattttagttcttttttttttattgttaaagacCATACTCTTGAAACGTTAGTATTCATTATATATGTTGGTTTAAATGCATTTGTAGTCTTCTTTTGATTGGAGAAAATTTCCCTTTTATCtctcaaatattaaataaaatttttagattttgtgATTTGAATAAATTGTCTTTATAGTTCCTTAGTCAAAATATTGTAGGAGATTTTATTTATGTGACTAACTTATTCCATGTGTTTACATGAAAGTCTATCGTGATTTGTATTCtaattattaaatatcttataatatgtagttttcttttaaaaatattttcttaaagacATTTATTTATACAGAAGACAGATGAATTAAgtagttaattttaaaatagtttttttttttaaattatttcataaaaacTTTCTTACGTATTTTCTCTAAATCTGTGATTTAAATTTATGCATaggataatttttattttataaaagctattcatttttttcttagaaGTGATTACAAATAAGTTTATCCAAACAGCTCTTGGAAATCAAGGAGGAAATATCTTGTTCtacatcttttatttaaaaagcaTTAACCTTCAAACACTAATTCTTCCTTTTGGTGAATAAATGTTAAAACAAAGCTGTTAAACTTACTTTTGTGAGGCACCCAACATTTCACgccataatatataaatattaattgaaaaacaaatgtcAAACTATCTtaataactatattttaaatttaatttatacgtAAATTGAGTTTAGGTTTTTAATcattcttattaaaataaatcttctcaataattctaaaaatgaatttaaaccTATCTCAATCtcactaatttatatatatatgctattcttttatttttctccttgaaaatttaagagaaaattgTAAAAACAGTTCAAAAACtcttttagataatttttttatacttttatattcaaCTTTTTTGTGTAAGTCAATTTTTAACTTATAGAAGAcgagttttttttcttatttttcattagaagtaattataaaaaagtattgtGTAGCTTTCCTAATGTGTCGTTGACTCGAATCTTTGTTGCAATACTTTGAAAAGTTCTAATTCGGAAGTTTGCGgcatttatattcatttttataaaccAAGCAGGCCTCCTAGCCGGCCAACTCCtttaaaaattaagatgataatatctatatttttttaaaatttaataataataataataacataatgcaacatgtttttattaatatttttttttattattaataaagatCGCATAAGTTTTGAGACGAAAACTTTTCtacattttactattttcagAATTAACACATATATAATAActctatatatattttgaagaagCCAAATATTGtatacataaatttattgtatttacttgggaaaatgattttctttaacAGTATGCTGAGATGACATGCACAGGTATATAAACACAGATGATTACTTGGGTGGTTTTGAGAGGTCAAGCGTTGATGAAATGGTCTCAACCGTAGAGCTGCAATATGAAAGTTGGTGTTCAGCCTATGCTCCCATTGCAGTGGATAAAAATGATGGTGCCTCTGTTGAGAAATTCCTTAGCTGCTTGAAAAGCATGGGTGGTGAAGTTGCACTCTCTTTAGCCAAAACTGTGTTTTACAGTGACTACAGAGACATGCTTGAGAAGGTTGAAATACCATGCACCATCATCCAATCAAGCAATGACATGGCAGTTCCAGTTGGCATAGGGCAGTACTTGGAGAAGAAGATCAAAGGGGTGGCCACTTTGGAGATTATAGACATGATTGGCCATTTCCCTCAGCTCACTGCACACCTTAAGCTAGTTGAGCTGGTGAAGGCTGTTGTGGGAATTTAGATCACTTGGTATGTAATATTCATCTTCATTGTGTCAAATGTTGTTTCCTGAAATTtgtgttaaaataaaagaagatggAGATATAAAAGAAATGGAATGTGTTTGTGTGGAAGTGAACATGGTAAAGTCATTGGTGGGTTGtagtgttgttgttttttttttactattaacTCATGAAATTGTCCGCATAAGCCTAATA
Protein-coding sequences here:
- the LOC108319770 gene encoding strigolactone esterase D14; protein product: MAAPEKRLSTGLNARSIGSGKETIVLCHGFGTDQSIWHKIIPLLAESYSLVLFDWPFSGAVTDKSLYEHAKYTSFEPYADDLITVIDEMDLNSVTFVGHSMSAMIGCIASIKRPHLFNNLILVTASPRYINTDDYLGGFERSSVDEMVSTVELQYESWCSAYAPIAVDKNDGASVEKFLSCLKSMGGEVALSLAKTVFYSDYRDMLEKVEIPCTIIQSSNDMAVPVGIGQYLEKKIKGVATLEIIDMIGHFPQLTAHLKLVELVKAVVGI